A single genomic interval of Streptomyces graminofaciens harbors:
- a CDS encoding lytic polysaccharide monooxygenase has protein sequence MPAAHRKAAAVAAVTALGMAPIALTAFAAAPAAAHGSLGDPVSRVAQCYAEGPERPSSAACRAAVTAGGTQALYDWNGVRIGDANGRHQQLIPDGRLCGANSEAFKGLDLARADWPATSVRAGSYTFRYRVTAPHKGTFKVYVTKAGYDPSQPLAWDDLDLARPVATSTDPVASDGFYTFGGTLPERSGRHLLYAVWQRSDSPEAFYSCSDVTFGSAGGSSATPSASASSASAPAASAPSDQQIEDGADKSTVGHGGHDDASPTAAPRPKATSREPVADGGDAGTDVEPEGAKENLAETGGDGMTPYVAIGGAGVLAVGSSTLFAVARRRTARGRH, from the coding sequence ATGCCCGCTGCCCACCGCAAGGCCGCCGCCGTCGCCGCCGTCACCGCGCTCGGCATGGCTCCGATCGCCCTGACGGCGTTCGCCGCCGCGCCGGCCGCCGCGCACGGCTCCCTGGGCGACCCGGTGAGCCGGGTGGCGCAGTGCTACGCGGAGGGCCCCGAGAGGCCGAGCTCGGCCGCCTGCCGGGCGGCGGTCACGGCCGGCGGCACCCAGGCGCTGTACGACTGGAACGGCGTACGCATAGGTGACGCGAACGGCCGCCACCAGCAACTGATCCCCGACGGCAGGCTGTGCGGCGCGAACAGCGAGGCTTTCAAGGGGCTCGACCTGGCCCGCGCCGACTGGCCGGCCACGAGCGTGCGCGCCGGCTCGTACACCTTCAGGTACCGGGTGACGGCCCCGCACAAGGGCACCTTCAAGGTGTATGTGACGAAGGCCGGCTACGACCCGTCGCAGCCGCTCGCCTGGGACGACCTGGACCTCGCCCGGCCGGTCGCGACGTCCACCGACCCCGTCGCCTCGGACGGCTTCTACACCTTCGGCGGCACCCTGCCCGAGCGTTCCGGGAGACATCTGCTGTACGCGGTGTGGCAGCGCTCGGACAGCCCGGAGGCGTTCTACTCCTGCTCGGACGTGACCTTCGGGAGCGCCGGCGGCTCCTCCGCCACCCCGTCCGCCTCCGCGTCCTCCGCCTCCGCGCCGGCCGCCTCCGCACCCTCCGACCAGCAGATCGAGGACGGCGCCGACAAGTCGACGGTCGGGCACGGCGGCCACGACGACGCCTCCCCCACTGCGGCCCCCAGACCGAAGGCCACCTCCCGTGAACCGGTCGCCGACGGGGGAGACGCGGGGACCGACGTCGAGCCCGAGGGCGCGAAGGAGAACCTCGCCGAGACCGGCGGCGACGGCATGACGCCGTACGTCGCGATCGGCGGCGCGGGGGTCCTGGCGGTCGGCTCCTCGACGCTGTTCGCGGTGGCCCGCCGCCGTACGGCACGCGGCCGTCACTGA
- a CDS encoding glycoside hydrolase family 43 protein: MSANPHLSRRALLGMSAAVPLALTLGSGTAHAADSAYAMVYFTETNNRGSGTDYNLHLAVSTDGLEWTPLNQNNAVASPTEGALGLRDPFVLRKQDGTFVVLATDLKGTNWSYNSQYIHVWDSADLRTFTGYRRMKLHDMETHSWAPESFWDAGRGQYAVIYSSVNSSGHNVIMVNYTSDFVTASAPQVFFDPGYEVIDGDMALGVNGYNYLFFKKVDKLVAARSTSLDPGSFTEFSSNEGASHNGNTEAPTIVKSLTSNTWYLWGDNYRPNGVFYAWQSTDLASATWTPLDQKTYTQPVNSKHCGITTITTTEYNNLIAKWGTPTWNRLKSYNYPARYVRHASFVGRIDEYPITPYTDSQWTLVPGLADSSGVSFRSVNYPTRYLRHINYGLQLDVNDGTSQFAADATFYREAGLAESSWASFRSYNFPTRYIRHSNFMLRIDPISTTAGRQDATFRVGY, encoded by the coding sequence ATGAGCGCAAACCCCCATCTGTCCCGTCGGGCCCTCCTGGGCATGTCCGCCGCCGTCCCCCTCGCCCTGACCCTCGGCTCGGGCACCGCCCACGCGGCCGACTCGGCGTACGCGATGGTCTACTTCACCGAGACGAACAACCGCGGCAGCGGCACCGACTACAACCTGCACCTGGCCGTCAGCACCGACGGGCTCGAGTGGACGCCGCTCAACCAGAACAACGCCGTGGCCTCCCCCACCGAGGGCGCCCTCGGCCTGCGCGACCCGTTCGTCCTGCGCAAGCAGGACGGCACGTTCGTCGTCCTCGCCACCGACCTCAAGGGCACCAACTGGAGCTACAACAGCCAGTACATCCACGTCTGGGACTCCGCCGACCTGCGCACCTTCACCGGCTACCGGCGTATGAAGCTGCACGACATGGAGACCCACAGCTGGGCGCCCGAGTCGTTCTGGGACGCCGGCCGCGGCCAGTACGCGGTCATCTACTCCTCGGTGAACTCCAGCGGCCACAACGTGATCATGGTGAACTACACCAGCGACTTCGTCACCGCCTCCGCACCGCAGGTGTTCTTCGACCCCGGATACGAAGTCATCGACGGCGACATGGCCCTGGGCGTCAATGGCTACAACTACCTCTTCTTCAAGAAGGTCGACAAGCTGGTGGCGGCCAGATCCACCTCCCTGGACCCGGGCAGCTTCACCGAGTTCAGCAGCAACGAAGGCGCCTCGCACAACGGCAACACCGAGGCCCCGACGATCGTGAAGTCCCTGACGTCCAACACCTGGTACCTGTGGGGCGACAACTACAGGCCCAACGGCGTCTTCTACGCCTGGCAGTCCACCGACCTCGCCTCGGCCACCTGGACGCCCCTCGACCAGAAGACCTACACCCAGCCGGTCAACTCCAAGCACTGCGGCATCACGACGATCACCACGACCGAGTACAACAACCTGATCGCGAAGTGGGGCACCCCGACCTGGAACCGGCTCAAGTCGTACAACTACCCGGCCCGCTACGTCCGCCACGCCAGCTTCGTGGGCCGGATCGACGAGTACCCGATCACTCCGTACACGGACTCGCAGTGGACCCTGGTCCCCGGGCTCGCCGACAGCTCCGGGGTCTCCTTCCGGTCGGTCAACTACCCGACCCGTTACCTGCGGCACATCAACTACGGGCTCCAGCTGGACGTGAACGACGGCACCTCGCAGTTCGCCGCCGACGCGACCTTCTACCGCGAAGCGGGCCTGGCGGAGTCGAGCTGGGCGTCGTTCCGGTCGTACAACTTCCCGACCCGCTACATCCGCCACTCGAACTTCATGCTGCGCATCGATCCGATCTCCACGACCGCGGGCCGGCAGGACGCGACCTTCCGGGTCGGGTACTGA
- a CDS encoding GNAT family N-acetyltransferase — MTVSVRDLRATDPVDVEAFAAVRRVAVPFMIATAESVVHSVTQAHPDAHFRPLVAETDGEVIGTVQTGIAHDSPTPGLGYLNVYVHPEHQRRGAGGLLVRTAEERLRALGATTVYSWVYDTPDNRGFAERRGYTTSRSSHFQRLDLTQGTLPPLQAPPPGVELRTAADFADDPRPVFELDAETTADEPSDVGAEFDDYEQWLRDTFRHPLLDHELTTVVVVDGTPAAFTAAHTDGRERYFTGMTGTARAFRGRGLAKLAKNDSLHRARAAGYTEAFTGNDTDNGPMLAINKWFGYEVCATEIRYARGLG; from the coding sequence ATGACAGTCAGCGTGCGCGATCTCCGCGCGACCGATCCGGTGGACGTCGAAGCCTTCGCCGCCGTACGGCGAGTGGCCGTGCCCTTCATGATCGCGACGGCCGAGTCCGTCGTCCACAGCGTCACCCAGGCGCACCCGGACGCCCACTTCCGGCCCTTGGTGGCCGAGACGGACGGCGAGGTGATCGGCACGGTCCAGACGGGCATCGCCCACGACAGCCCGACGCCGGGGCTCGGCTACCTCAACGTGTACGTCCACCCGGAGCACCAGCGCCGGGGCGCGGGCGGTCTGCTCGTGCGTACGGCCGAGGAGCGGCTGCGCGCGCTGGGCGCGACGACCGTGTACTCGTGGGTCTACGACACCCCGGACAACCGCGGCTTCGCCGAGCGACGCGGCTATACGACCAGCCGTTCCTCCCACTTCCAGCGGCTGGACCTGACCCAGGGCACCCTCCCGCCCCTCCAGGCGCCGCCGCCGGGGGTCGAGCTGCGTACGGCCGCGGACTTCGCCGACGACCCGCGGCCCGTGTTCGAGCTGGACGCGGAGACGACCGCGGACGAACCGAGCGACGTCGGCGCGGAGTTCGACGACTACGAGCAGTGGCTCCGGGACACCTTCCGCCACCCGCTGCTGGACCACGAGCTGACCACGGTCGTCGTCGTCGACGGCACACCCGCCGCGTTCACCGCCGCGCACACGGACGGCCGGGAGCGCTACTTCACGGGCATGACCGGCACGGCCCGCGCCTTCCGCGGCCGAGGCCTGGCGAAGCTCGCCAAGAACGACTCCCTGCACCGCGCCCGCGCCGCGGGCTACACGGAGGCGTTCACCGGCAACGACACCGACAACGGGCCCATGCTGGCGATCAACAAGTGGTTCGGCTACGAGGTGTGCGCGACGGAGATCCGCTACGCGCGCGGACTCGGCTGA
- a CDS encoding GntR family transcriptional regulator: MTLKIHIAEGTAPYEQVRAQISEQARSGALPVGYRLPTVRGLAEQLGLAANTVAKAYRALETDGVIETRGRNGTFVAAAGSAAEREAATAAAAYAERVRRLGLSEAEALAAARDALRAAYAE, from the coding sequence GTGACCTTGAAGATTCACATCGCTGAGGGGACCGCGCCCTACGAGCAGGTGCGCGCCCAGATCTCGGAACAGGCCCGCTCGGGAGCGCTGCCCGTCGGGTACCGGTTGCCGACCGTGCGGGGCCTCGCCGAGCAGCTCGGGCTGGCCGCCAACACGGTCGCCAAGGCGTATCGCGCGCTGGAGACCGACGGGGTGATCGAGACCCGGGGACGCAACGGAACGTTCGTGGCTGCCGCCGGCTCGGCCGCGGAACGCGAGGCCGCGACAGCGGCGGCGGCGTACGCGGAGCGGGTACGCCGACTCGGCCTGAGCGAGGCGGAGGCCTTGGCCGCGGCCCGGGACGCCCTGCGGGCCGCGTACGCGGAGTAG
- a CDS encoding esterase/lipase family protein yields MLPWKRALRPLAALCLAAAATVVPAATAEAAADPSRGGWNDYSCKPSTAHPRPVVLVHGTLANSVDNWLGLGPYLVNRGYCVFALDYGQLPGVPLFNGLGPIDKSAEQLDDFVDKVLAATGAAEADLVGHSQGGMMPRYYLKFLGGAAEVNALVGIAPSSHGTTLGGLAQLLDLFPGAADLLSTATPALAEQVAGSAFMTKLNAGGDTVPGVKYTVIATKYDEVVTPYRTQFLNGPNVRNILLQDLCPVDLSEHAAIGLIDRIAFHEVANALDPAHATPTTCLSVVG; encoded by the coding sequence ATGCTGCCCTGGAAACGAGCGCTCAGACCGCTGGCCGCCCTCTGTCTGGCCGCCGCGGCGACCGTCGTACCAGCCGCCACCGCCGAGGCGGCAGCCGATCCCAGCAGGGGCGGTTGGAACGACTACTCGTGCAAACCCTCCACCGCCCACCCCCGTCCCGTCGTCCTCGTCCACGGAACCCTGGCGAACTCCGTCGACAACTGGCTCGGCCTCGGGCCGTACCTCGTCAACCGCGGGTACTGCGTCTTCGCCCTCGACTACGGGCAACTGCCCGGCGTCCCCCTCTTCAACGGACTCGGCCCGATCGACAAGTCGGCGGAACAGCTCGACGACTTCGTCGACAAGGTGCTCGCCGCGACCGGCGCCGCCGAGGCCGACCTGGTCGGTCACTCGCAGGGCGGCATGATGCCCCGCTACTACCTCAAGTTCCTCGGCGGCGCGGCTGAGGTGAACGCCCTGGTCGGCATCGCGCCCTCCAGCCACGGCACCACCCTGGGCGGTCTCGCCCAACTCCTCGACCTCTTCCCGGGCGCCGCCGACCTGTTGTCCACCGCGACCCCGGCCCTCGCCGAGCAGGTGGCCGGATCCGCCTTCATGACGAAACTCAACGCGGGCGGCGACACCGTCCCGGGCGTCAAGTACACGGTCATCGCCACCAAGTACGACGAGGTGGTCACGCCGTATCGGACGCAGTTCCTGAACGGGCCGAACGTACGCAACATCCTTCTCCAGGACCTCTGCCCGGTCGATCTCTCCGAGCACGCTGCGATCGGCCTCATCGACCGCATCGCGTTCCACGAGGTGGCCAACGCCCTCGACCCGGCGCACGCCACGCCGACCACCTGTCTCTCGGTGGTCGGCTGA
- a CDS encoding S8 family serine peptidase, with translation MGKRDSTLRNKHDRSGKRLTARGAAYGIPALLAVVGLTATAVAPAAAGPSADLSAGAASGSVRAAARVTLVTGDTVSVDGTGRVTDVRRGEGRGHIGFSVRRFAGHTYVVPLDATRLLGGGRLDRRLFDVTQLVEDGYDDAHRGQLALIVSYRGGSGAQAGAKRALSAADAEVERALPAVRGEALTAEKPDVGEVWRALTDPVADDTAVATAPGIDRVWLDGRVEAAARDEDGAPDPEGGVAQIGAPAAWKQGYDGKGVKVAVLDTGVDATHPDLKGSILKAKDFSGSDSGTSSTDDRQGHGTHVASTVVGSGAKSHGKYMGVAPGAKLLVGKVLDDTGFGSDSSIIAGMQWAVAQGAKVVSMSLGSIDTPGVDPMEKAVNDLSASSHALFVIAAGNEGPSDTTVGSPGSAAAALTVAAVDRHDEVADFSSRGPAADGALKPDIAAPGVDIVAARAAHGSEGEEVAPGYVSMSGTSMATPHTAGAAAILAQEHPDWTGERIKAALTASAKPLTGTTAYEAGAGRVDLTRATGADVTTEPSSVDFGIAAWPHADDKSAARTLTYRNPGTKPVTLDLTADATGPDGGSAPTGMFTLSPARLTVPAGGTAQATVTADTRLGGADGAFSGAVTATGGGQSVRTALAVTREVESYELTLTVTRRDGKRDDGPGVTVAGLDTGKQYTPFDDGKDHPDGKVSLRLPKGRYLIDVQSVDPRGRTALMVAPHLVLDHDTTLAFDGREAKPVKVTSPDRRATLRDAQVLFAAHGTKSAYDYGGGNTVDADTFLGQVGPSPSAGSFVAQLGGIWQRTATSPTYNLVTTRTGSFFTGLSRAFSSTRGMARVNTSVATTLTHADTAPQVNWSTPGWPQLGRASFGSEGALRPAPTASLVQYLSTDHGVRWNLGARVANGLHNEDAVSFMTDRRFEPGRTYRVRLNGGVHGPAVAPEAGVGATRFGGYYYVCLPMFADAPGNFAYVPQARVTTRLSSGSRIFTSTTDDTCLSAYGGLPAGPTRYRLSIGADRTKDYKVGDRVRAVWTFTSRDNGETKGVPFPLSVVRFHPNLSLTDTAEAGARVTVPLSLQGPAAAKGHLKSLAVRVSYDGGRTWKPVTVRTDHAGKRYLTLTHPKKPGTVSFRSALADTEGNTYTGTIRNAYRTVR, from the coding sequence ATGGGGAAGCGAGACAGCACCTTGCGGAACAAGCACGACCGGAGCGGGAAGAGACTGACGGCGCGGGGCGCCGCGTACGGGATACCGGCCCTGCTGGCGGTGGTCGGGCTCACCGCCACCGCCGTCGCCCCGGCGGCAGCGGGCCCGTCGGCGGACCTGTCGGCCGGAGCGGCGAGCGGGTCGGTCCGGGCCGCAGCACGCGTGACACTGGTGACCGGTGACACCGTGAGCGTGGACGGCACGGGCCGGGTGACGGACGTGCGGCGCGGCGAGGGCCGCGGACACATCGGCTTCTCCGTACGGCGGTTCGCCGGCCACACCTATGTCGTCCCGCTGGACGCGACCCGGCTGCTGGGCGGCGGACGGCTGGACCGCCGCCTGTTCGACGTCACCCAGCTCGTCGAGGACGGCTACGACGACGCCCACCGGGGGCAGTTGGCGCTGATCGTCTCCTACCGCGGCGGCAGCGGCGCCCAGGCCGGTGCCAAGCGGGCGCTGTCCGCCGCCGACGCCGAGGTCGAGCGGGCGCTTCCCGCCGTCCGCGGCGAGGCGCTGACCGCCGAGAAGCCGGACGTCGGCGAGGTGTGGCGGGCGCTGACCGACCCGGTCGCCGACGACACCGCCGTGGCCACCGCGCCCGGAATCGACCGGGTGTGGCTCGACGGGCGGGTCGAGGCCGCCGCGCGGGACGAGGACGGCGCCCCCGATCCCGAGGGCGGCGTCGCGCAGATCGGCGCCCCCGCGGCCTGGAAGCAGGGCTACGACGGCAAGGGCGTGAAGGTCGCCGTCCTGGACACCGGCGTCGACGCCACCCACCCGGACCTGAAGGGCAGCATCCTCAAGGCCAAGGACTTCTCCGGCTCCGACTCCGGCACCAGCTCCACCGACGACAGGCAGGGACACGGCACACACGTCGCCTCCACCGTCGTCGGCTCCGGCGCGAAGAGCCACGGCAAGTACATGGGTGTGGCGCCCGGCGCGAAGCTCCTGGTCGGCAAGGTCCTCGACGACACCGGGTTCGGATCCGACTCGTCGATCATCGCCGGTATGCAGTGGGCCGTGGCGCAGGGCGCCAAGGTCGTCAGCATGAGCCTGGGCTCCATCGACACCCCGGGGGTGGACCCGATGGAGAAGGCCGTGAACGACCTGTCGGCCTCCTCCCACGCCCTCTTCGTGATCGCCGCGGGCAACGAGGGTCCGTCCGACACGACCGTCGGCTCTCCGGGCTCGGCCGCGGCCGCGCTGACCGTCGCCGCGGTGGACCGCCACGACGAGGTCGCCGACTTCTCCAGCCGCGGCCCGGCCGCGGACGGGGCCCTGAAGCCGGACATCGCCGCGCCCGGTGTCGACATCGTCGCCGCGCGGGCCGCCCACGGCAGCGAGGGCGAGGAGGTGGCACCCGGATACGTGTCGATGTCGGGCACCTCCATGGCCACCCCGCACACCGCGGGCGCCGCCGCGATCCTCGCCCAGGAGCACCCCGACTGGACCGGCGAGCGGATCAAGGCCGCGCTGACGGCCTCGGCGAAGCCGCTGACCGGCACCACCGCGTACGAGGCCGGGGCGGGCCGGGTCGACCTGACCCGGGCGACCGGCGCCGACGTCACCACCGAGCCGTCCTCCGTCGACTTCGGTATCGCCGCCTGGCCGCACGCCGACGACAAGTCGGCGGCCCGGACGCTGACCTACCGCAACCCGGGCACGAAGCCCGTCACCCTGGACCTGACCGCCGACGCCACCGGCCCCGACGGCGGCAGCGCGCCCACCGGCATGTTCACTCTCTCCCCGGCCCGGCTCACCGTCCCGGCCGGCGGCACCGCGCAGGCCACGGTCACCGCCGACACCCGGCTCGGCGGCGCCGACGGCGCCTTCTCCGGCGCCGTGACCGCGACCGGCGGCGGGCAGAGCGTGCGCACCGCCCTGGCCGTCACCCGTGAGGTGGAGTCGTACGAGCTGACCCTGACCGTCACCCGCCGCGACGGCAAGCGCGACGACGGGCCCGGCGTCACCGTGGCGGGCCTGGACACCGGCAAGCAGTACACGCCCTTCGACGACGGCAAGGACCACCCCGACGGCAAGGTCAGCCTGCGGCTGCCCAAGGGCCGCTATCTGATCGACGTCCAGAGCGTCGATCCCCGGGGACGGACCGCCCTGATGGTGGCGCCCCACCTGGTGCTCGACCACGACACCACCCTCGCCTTCGACGGGCGCGAGGCCAAGCCGGTGAAGGTCACCTCCCCCGACCGCCGGGCCACCCTGCGCGACGCGCAGGTCCTCTTCGCCGCGCACGGCACCAAGTCGGCCTACGACTACGGCGGCGGAAACACCGTCGACGCCGACACCTTCCTCGGCCAGGTCGGTCCCAGCCCCTCGGCCGGCTCCTTCGTAGCCCAGCTCGGCGGGATCTGGCAGCGCACCGCCACCTCGCCGACGTACAACCTGGTCACCACGCGCACCGGTTCCTTCTTCACCGGCCTGAGCCGCGCCTTCTCCTCCACCCGGGGCATGGCCCGGGTGAACACCTCCGTCGCCACCACCCTGACCCACGCCGACACCGCCCCCCAGGTGAACTGGTCCACCCCCGGGTGGCCGCAGCTCGGCCGGGCGTCCTTCGGTTCGGAGGGCGCCCTGCGTCCGGCGCCGACCGCGTCGCTCGTGCAGTACCTGAGCACCGACCACGGCGTGCGCTGGAACCTGGGAGCCCGGGTCGCCAACGGCCTGCACAACGAGGACGCGGTCTCCTTCATGACCGACCGCCGTTTCGAGCCGGGCCGTACCTACCGGGTCAGGTTGAACGGCGGCGTCCACGGCCCGGCCGTCGCACCGGAGGCCGGCGTCGGCGCCACACGGTTCGGCGGGTACTACTACGTGTGCCTGCCGATGTTCGCCGACGCCCCGGGCAATTTCGCCTACGTCCCCCAGGCCCGGGTCACCACCCGGCTCAGCTCCGGCTCCCGGATCTTCACTTCCACCACCGACGACACCTGCCTCAGCGCCTACGGCGGCCTGCCCGCCGGGCCGACGCGTTACCGGTTGTCCATCGGCGCCGACCGCACCAAGGACTACAAGGTCGGTGACCGCGTCCGGGCGGTGTGGACCTTCACCTCCCGCGACAACGGCGAGACCAAGGGGGTCCCCTTCCCCCTCTCCGTCGTCCGCTTCCACCCGAACCTGAGCCTGACCGACACCGCCGAGGCGGGCGCCCGCGTCACCGTGCCGCTGTCGTTGCAGGGCCCGGCCGCGGCCAAGGGGCACCTCAAGTCGCTGGCCGTGCGCGTGTCGTACGACGGCGGCCGCACCTGGAAGCCGGTCACCGTCCGCACGGACCACGCCGGCAAGCGCTACCTGACCCTCACCCACCCGAAGAAGCCAGGCACCGTCTCCTTCCGTTCGGCCCTGGCCGATACCGAGGGCAACACCTACACCGGCACGATCCGCAACGCCTACCGCACCGTGCGCTGA
- a CDS encoding DUF402 domain-containing protein encodes MDVVLVKAGRTKIRYPAEPLSDDGTRITVRAAWASEGVRDFGFVRFEPGDVFTEHYWRDRWYAVKEVRDSRGALKGWYCDITRPAEVSAGEIVVEDLDLDLWRSADGTDVLRLDEDEFEASGLAATDPAAAAAALAALDELELRAREGGFTALLT; translated from the coding sequence CTGGACGTCGTCCTGGTCAAGGCCGGCCGTACGAAGATCCGTTACCCGGCGGAGCCGCTGAGCGACGACGGCACCCGGATCACCGTACGCGCCGCCTGGGCGAGCGAGGGCGTGCGGGACTTCGGCTTCGTGCGGTTCGAACCCGGCGACGTCTTCACCGAGCACTACTGGCGCGACCGTTGGTACGCGGTGAAGGAGGTCCGGGACTCCCGGGGCGCGCTGAAGGGCTGGTACTGCGACATCACCCGCCCCGCCGAGGTCTCCGCCGGGGAGATCGTCGTCGAGGATCTCGACCTGGACCTGTGGCGCTCCGCGGACGGCACGGATGTACTGCGGCTGGACGAGGACGAGTTCGAGGCGAGCGGTCTCGCGGCGACGGACCCGGCGGCCGCGGCCGCCGCCCTGGCGGCGCTGGACGAGCTGGAACTCCGCGCGCGGGAGGGCGGCTTCACGGCCCTGCTCACGTAG
- a CDS encoding class I SAM-dependent methyltransferase, whose product MTNIDDHETSRPPETSSNSPAADGFSPVSTHLAVDWDAEAATFDDEPDHGLRDPAVKEAWADRLRDWLPRHACDVLDLGCGTGSLSLLATEQGHRVTGVDAAPAMVDLARAKLAGRPAVFLVGDAAAPPVGEERFDVVLVRHLLWALPDPGRALRHWRGLLRPGGRLVLVEGVWGTLAPVGIPAERLTGLLTPLAADIRVERLSQDARLWGKQVTDERYAVVARL is encoded by the coding sequence ATGACCAACATCGACGACCACGAAACCTCCCGGCCACCCGAAACATCGAGCAACTCCCCGGCGGCCGACGGCTTTTCACCGGTCAGTACCCATTTGGCCGTCGACTGGGACGCCGAGGCGGCCACTTTCGACGACGAGCCGGACCACGGTCTGCGCGACCCGGCGGTCAAGGAGGCATGGGCGGACCGGCTGCGCGACTGGCTGCCGAGGCACGCATGTGACGTCCTGGATCTCGGCTGCGGCACCGGGAGCCTGTCACTCCTCGCGACCGAACAGGGGCACCGGGTGACCGGAGTGGACGCCGCCCCGGCCATGGTCGACCTCGCCCGCGCCAAGCTCGCCGGGCGGCCCGCCGTGTTCCTCGTCGGGGACGCGGCGGCACCGCCGGTGGGGGAGGAGCGGTTCGACGTCGTCCTCGTCCGCCATCTCCTGTGGGCCCTGCCCGACCCGGGCCGCGCCCTGCGCCACTGGCGCGGACTGCTGCGGCCCGGGGGGCGGCTCGTGCTGGTCGAGGGCGTGTGGGGGACGCTCGCCCCGGTCGGCATCCCCGCCGAGCGGCTGACCGGACTGCTCACGCCGCTCGCGGCCGACATACGCGTGGAGCGGCTGTCGCAGGACGCGCGGCTGTGGGGGAAGCAGGTGACGGACGAGCGGTACGCGGTGGTGGCCCGCCTTTGA
- a CDS encoding polysaccharide deacetylase family protein has translation MRTHLLLPSLLLLGSLSLTACSSGSSRASDSATAGARPGPSSGASPVRAVNPSKIKGLRIVNDSSENRSCPFATSYPDVPGATAMTDAMKKDVERRLATFRSMCDDSPTGADGRELNISHQFLIASGDVVGVRLTTQDRATAGDGLRTRTYWYDGKAGAYRTALALVGDGSRGAFVAALKKQLKGRDGTDADTVDEAFADRSNVVAILDDMTFTADGGLRVTFDRDEVGAAPAGRYVVTFSKATVTPWLSAFGKRARQQSEQPSRSLDLGATATPAPAVPTHTASDDDDTDCEKVHCIALTFDDGPAAPETATLLTYLAQYDARATFFTVGQNVAAHPDLVRAEARAGHEVGNHSWNHPDLTKLSPAQVTYQLNRTSAAIKAATGKAPTIFRPPYGAINSTVRGATSLSPVLWTLDTEDWKYPDAAKIAEAVIDKVKRNDVVLMHDIHATSVAAVPQILRALTARGYHFVTVSHLRATM, from the coding sequence ATGCGCACGCACCTCCTGCTCCCCTCCCTCCTACTGCTCGGCTCGCTCTCCCTGACGGCCTGCTCATCCGGCTCCTCCCGGGCATCGGACTCCGCGACAGCCGGAGCGCGGCCCGGACCGTCCTCCGGTGCCTCGCCGGTGCGGGCAGTGAACCCCTCGAAGATCAAGGGTCTGCGGATCGTCAACGACAGCAGCGAGAACAGGTCCTGCCCCTTCGCGACCAGCTATCCGGACGTGCCCGGCGCGACCGCGATGACGGACGCGATGAAGAAGGACGTGGAGCGGCGCCTGGCGACCTTCCGCTCGATGTGCGACGACTCCCCGACGGGCGCCGACGGCCGCGAACTCAACATCAGCCACCAGTTCCTGATCGCCTCCGGGGACGTCGTCGGCGTTCGGCTCACCACACAGGACCGCGCCACGGCAGGGGACGGACTGCGCACGCGCACCTACTGGTACGACGGGAAGGCGGGCGCGTACCGCACCGCGCTCGCACTCGTCGGTGACGGCTCCCGGGGCGCCTTCGTCGCCGCCTTGAAGAAGCAGCTCAAGGGGCGGGACGGCACAGACGCGGACACGGTGGACGAGGCGTTCGCCGACCGGTCGAACGTCGTCGCCATCCTGGACGACATGACCTTCACCGCCGACGGCGGACTGCGGGTGACCTTCGACCGGGACGAGGTCGGCGCGGCCCCCGCCGGCCGCTACGTCGTGACCTTCTCCAAGGCGACGGTCACCCCGTGGCTGTCCGCCTTCGGCAAGCGCGCCCGGCAGCAGAGCGAACAGCCGTCCCGCTCACTCGACCTCGGGGCGACCGCGACGCCCGCGCCCGCCGTGCCGACGCACACGGCATCCGATGACGACGACACGGACTGCGAGAAGGTCCACTGCATCGCCCTGACCTTCGACGACGGCCCCGCCGCCCCGGAGACCGCGACGCTGCTGACCTACCTCGCGCAGTACGACGCCCGGGCCACCTTCTTCACGGTCGGCCAGAACGTCGCCGCCCACCCGGACCTGGTGCGCGCCGAGGCCCGCGCCGGCCACGAGGTGGGCAACCACTCCTGGAACCACCCCGACCTCACCAAGCTCAGCCCCGCGCAGGTCACCTACCAGCTCAACCGCACCAGCGCCGCGATCAAGGCCGCGACCGGCAAGGCCCCCACCATCTTCCGCCCGCCGTACGGCGCGATCAACAGCACCGTCCGCGGCGCCACCTCGCTCTCCCCCGTGCTGTGGACACTGGACACCGAGGACTGGAAGTACCCCGACGCCGCGAAGATCGCCGAGGCGGTCATCGACAAGGTGAAGCGCAACGACGTCGTCCTCATGCACGACATCCACGCCACGTCGGTCGCCGCCGTCCCGCAGATCCTGCGCGCCCTCACCGCCCGCGGCTACCACTTCGTCACCGTCAGCCACCTGCGCGCCACCATGTGA